TTGTTAAAGATACGCGTAAAGTTAATCTTTCAACCGGAAAAGAAAACGAACTTCAGTTTATGGATGTGGCGGCTTCTATTATGCCGGTGACGGTTCATGCTAAATCTCTAAACGCACCGGACAAGTTTATGGTTTTAGAGCAGAATTATGAATACGATTTGATGAATAGCACAAAGCTTTTGGATAAATTTGTTGGTAAGAAAATTAAGCTGATGGAAAATAATCAGTATCAGGATCGTAAGAGCATTGTTGAGGCAACACTTTTGAGTAATAACAACGGTCAGATTTATAAAGTCGGCGATGAAATTTATTTGGGTTATCCTGGCTATCAAGTATTGCCAAAAATTCCAGAAAATCTTATTGCCAAGCCAACTCTAACGTGGATGTATGCTTCTAGCGTGAGGGCTCACGATCTTCAGGTTTCTTATTTGACAAATCAGATTAATTGGAAAGCAGACTATGTTTTGATTCTCGATAAAGCTGATGTAAAAGCAGATCTCTCGGGCTGGGTAACCATCGACAATAAAAGCGGCACTGCTTATAATAATGCTAAGCTCAAGCTTGTTGCTGGTGATGTTAATCGCGTTCAGCAAAATCAGGGGCGTGGAATGCGATATAAAAACGAAGCATTAATGATGGATTCTATTATGGAAGCACCGCAATTTCAAGAACAGGCATTTTTTGAATATCATATTTATGATTTGCAGCGGCAAACCGATATTAAGGATAATCAAACAAAACAAATTAGTTTGTTGGAAGCCAATGGGTTTAACATTACGAAAGAGTTTTTAGTTTATGGTGAGCAAGGATATTACACGCGTCAATATCGAGAAGAGATTCCAAAACAGAAAGCCAAGGTTTTTGTAAAAT
This DNA window, taken from Candidatus Omnitrophota bacterium, encodes the following:
- a CDS encoding DUF4139 domain-containing protein, which produces MKKILLISVIFVFCAFSLAQAQTVTKSTIDDQIGVEVTVYNSNVGLVKDTRKVNLSTGKENELQFMDVAASIMPVTVHAKSLNAPDKFMVLEQNYEYDLMNSTKLLDKFVGKKIKLMENNQYQDRKSIVEATLLSNNNGQIYKVGDEIYLGYPGYQVLPKIPENLIAKPTLTWMYASSVRAHDLQVSYLTNQINWKADYVLILDKADVKADLSGWVTIDNKSGTAYNNAKLKLVAGDVNRVQQNQGRGMRYKNEALMMDSIMEAPQFQEQAFFEYHIYDLQRQTDIKDNQTKQISLLEANGFNITKEFLVYGEQGYYTRQYREEIPKQKAKVFVKFKNEEKNNLGLPLPAGIMRLYKQDDKGSLQFIGEDRIDHMPKDEEVKIKVGEAFDVVVERKQIDYKQITRTLYETEWEITVRNHKKEEITVGLIEPLYGNWTMLSSSHQYEKIGAFTARFDVRVPKDGEVTVKYRIRVGI